From Candoia aspera isolate rCanAsp1 chromosome 8, rCanAsp1.hap2, whole genome shotgun sequence, a single genomic window includes:
- the CDS1 gene encoding phosphatidate cytidylyltransferase 1, with protein sequence MSELRRRGAGGDHEAESVGDKDIDGDEKFGELDLRNDTEVPEVVPATDSTPEIFKKALSGLSSRWKNWWIRGILTLAMISGFSLIIYMGSFMLMLLVLTIQVKCFHEIITIGYRVYRSYDLPWFRTLSWYFLLCVNYFFYGETVADYFATFVQRREQLQFLIRYHRFISFTLYLAGFCMFVLSLVKRHYRLQFYMFAWTHVTLLITVTQSHLVIQNLFEGMIWFLVPISSVICNDIAAYIFGFFFGRTPLIKLSPKKTWEGFIGGFFTTVVFGFIVAYLLAQYQYFVCPVEYNSETNRFVTECEPSELFQLKRYSLPPLLQVILGKASVNMYPFQMHSIALSTFASLIGPFGGFFASGFKRAFKIKDFADTIPGHGGIMDRFDCQYLMATFVHVYITSFIRGPNPSKLLKQLLVLQPEEQLNIYKTLKSHLIEKGFLQPSLRG encoded by the exons ATGTCGGAGCTAAGGAGGCGAGGAGCTGGGGGAGACCACGAAGCAGAAAGTGTTGGTGACAAG GATATAGATGGAGATGAAAAATTTGGAGAACTGGATCTCAGAAATGATACAGAAGTTCCTGAAGTTGTCCCAGCAACAGACAGCActccagaaatttttaaaaaggcccttTCTGGCTTATCTTCCAG ATGGAAGAACTGGTGGATTCGTGGAATTTTAACTTTAGCAATGATTTCAGGTTTCTCCCTCATTATATACATGGGATCATTTATGCTGATGCTGCTT GTCTTAACCATACAAGTAAAGTGCTTTCATGAAATCATCACTATAGGTTACAGAGTTTATCGATCTTATGATCTACCGTGGTTTAGAACATTAAGCTG GTATTTCTTGTTGTGTGTGAACTATTTCTTTTATGGTGAGACAGTAGCAGATTACTTTGCCACTTTTGTTCAGAGACGAGAACAACTTCAATTCCTAATCCGCTACCACCGATTTATATCGTTTACACTTTATCTGGCAG GATTTTGTATGTTTGTATTGAGCTTGGTGAAGAGACATTATCGGTTACAGTTTTACATG TTCGCATGGACTCATGTCACTTTGCTGATCACTGTAACTCAATCTCATCTTGTCATCCAAAATCTGTTTGAAGGCATGATCTG GTTTCTTGTTCCAATCTCAAGTGTCATTTGCAATGATATTGCTGCTTATATATTTGGATTCTTCTTTGGCAGAACTCCATTAATTAag CTCTCTCCCAAAAAGACCTGGGAAGGCTTCATTGGTGGCTTCTTTACCACAGTTGTGTTTGGATTTATT GTTGCTTACCTTCTGGCACAATACCAGTATTTTGTATGTCCTGTTGAATACAATAGTGAAACTAACAGGTTTGTCACAGAATGTGAACCATCGGAACTTTTCCAACTGAAGAGGTACTCCTTACCACCATTGCTTCAAGTTATTCTGGGAAAG GCAAGTGTGAATATGTACCCATTCCAGATGCACAGCATTGCTTTGTCAACATTTGCATCTTTAATTGGGCCATTTGGAGGTTTTTTTGCTAGTGGGTTCAAAAGAGCTTTCAAAATCAAG GATTTTGCTGATACTATTCCTGGCCATGGTGGAATAATGGATCGTTTTGATTGTCAATACCTGATGGCTACTTTTGTACATGTCTATATTACCAGTTTCATAAG AGGCCCTAATCCCAGCAAACTACTGAAACAGCTGTTGGTACTCCAGCCAGAGGAGCAATTAAACATTTATAAAACTTTGAAATCCCACCTCATTGAGAAAGGCTTTCTTCAACCATCACTGAGGGGATAG